In one window of Ostrinia nubilalis chromosome 19, ilOstNubi1.1, whole genome shotgun sequence DNA:
- the LOC135081023 gene encoding putative nuclease HARBI1: MNAINAIVHLANNADPARRRKLYRQRSNPFDLRDLNFKIKYRFNKDTVRTIIDLVEDDLVQSARGGGTCPELQVLVAIRCWGRREVQDDAGDLHGLSQPTVSRICARVAHAIANKANSFIKMPITIGEQERISAKFRAIKNFPGVIGAIDCTHIKIKKTGGDMAQYYINRKGYYSLNVQVVCDADLKIMDIVARWRGSTHDSRIFMESNIKQRFEDRQFRGRLIGDSGYPLLPYLFTPILRPSRPEEEAYNNAHISTRNTVERCFGVWKQRFQCLLHGLPVSLQNGKAVIIALAVLHNIAIDMNDTLLEQHMEQVPVTPQLSTENSVHDNRPSLLRRRSQLILQNFINQHF; the protein is encoded by the exons atgaatgctataaatgcaattgtgcatttagccaataatgccgacccagcgcgacgtagaaagctctaccgccaacgaagcaacccattcgatttgcgggacctaaattttaaaataaaatataggttcaataaggacacagtgcgcaccatcatagatttggtggaagatgatctggttcagagcgctagaggtggtggcacgtgtcctgaactgcaagttttagtggccataagatgttggggacgtcgtgag gtacaagatgatgctggtgacctccatggcctaagtcagccgacagtgagccggatatgcgccagagtcgcgcatgcaatcgcgaataaggcaaattccttcatcaaaatgcctatcactataggagagcaggaaagaattagtgccaaatttagagcaattaaaaattttcctggggtgataggagccatagattgcacccacattaaaattaaaaaaaccggaggtgacatggcccagtactatattaatagaaaaggctattattccctgaatgttcag gttgtctgtgatgctgacctcaaaataatggatatagtggctagatggcgaggcagtacacatgacagtcgaatttttatggagagcaatataaaacaacgatttgaggataggcagtttagaggacgccttattggcgattcgggctaccctcttctgccatatctatttacacctattttaaggcctagtcgtccagaagaagaagcatacaataatgctcacatctcaactaggaacactgttgaaaggtgttttggggtgtggaagcagcggttccaatgcctactccatggcttaccagtaagcctccaaaatggaaaagctgtgatcatagcattggctgtattacataatatagccattgatatgaatgacacattgttag aacaacatatggagcaggtccctgtaactccgcaactttcgacggagaacagtgttcacgacaaccgaccttcattgttgaggcgtaggtcgcagttgatactacaaaattttataaatcaacatttttga